In Rhizobium sp. ARZ01, a genomic segment contains:
- a CDS encoding DsbA family oxidoreductase yields the protein METVTIDVVSDVVCPWCYLGKKRLEQAIEAVSSEVSVAVTFRPYQLNPDMPAQGVDHKKHLADKLGGEAAVERSHQMLTGLGHEDGIDFHFDRIGLSPNTLDAHRLMRWAMIEGPQVQNSVALALFKAYFEDGRNIGDRTVLLDIAERSGMDRAVVCALFSAGADIDSVKEEIGMAREMGVTGVPCFIIDNKYAVMGAQASDVLAGALREVVALKRVEASSQS from the coding sequence ATGGAAACCGTAACGATCGATGTCGTCTCCGATGTTGTATGTCCGTGGTGCTACCTGGGCAAAAAGAGGCTGGAGCAGGCTATCGAGGCTGTTTCCAGCGAGGTGAGCGTAGCGGTCACCTTCCGTCCCTACCAGCTCAATCCTGACATGCCGGCGCAGGGCGTCGATCACAAGAAACACCTCGCCGATAAGCTTGGCGGCGAAGCGGCAGTCGAACGCTCGCATCAGATGCTGACCGGGCTCGGCCACGAGGACGGTATTGATTTTCACTTTGATCGGATCGGCCTGAGCCCGAACACGCTTGACGCGCATCGCCTGATGCGCTGGGCGATGATCGAAGGACCGCAGGTGCAGAACAGTGTCGCACTCGCCCTGTTCAAGGCCTACTTCGAGGACGGTAGGAACATTGGCGACCGCACCGTTCTGCTGGATATCGCCGAAAGGTCCGGCATGGATCGCGCTGTCGTCTGCGCGCTCTTTTCGGCTGGCGCCGATATCGATTCCGTCAAGGAAGAAATCGGCATGGCACGCGAAATGGGTGTCACGGGCGTGCCCTGTTTCATCATCGACAACAAATATGCGGTGATGGGAGCACAGGCGAGCGATGTGCTTGCCGGTGCATTGCGCGAGGTGGTGGCGCTGAAGAGGGTCGAGGCATCGTCTCAGTCCTAG